A part of Brassica rapa cultivar Chiifu-401-42 chromosome A05, CAAS_Brap_v3.01, whole genome shotgun sequence genomic DNA contains:
- the LOC103870714 gene encoding probable histone-arginine methyltransferase 1.3: MESSPLKKLEQLEFSLDSVTDLSSSPSASPSSPAVATFSCVDGVTELRFLQSDSTHCFTFDLASAQLFKLGTVQFICVSDDNSEEERSFSKGVNIKFGSEKDSKEFCDSFEEWRKDALVHGSSTVSASKSKFDDKIEASSAKMYFHYYGQLLHQQNMLQDYVRTGTYYAAVMENRSDFAGRVVVDVGAGSGILSMFAAQAGAKHVYAVEASEMAEYARKLIAGNPLFADRITVIKGKVEDIELPEKADILISEPMGTLLVNERMLESYVIARDRFMSPNGKMFPTVGRIHMAPFSDEFLFIEMANKALFWQQQNYYGVDLTPLFGSAHQGYFSQPVVDAFDPRLLVAPPTFHAIDFTQMKEEDFYEIDIPLKFTSSVCTRVHGLACWFDVLFDGSTVQRWLTTAPGAPTTHWYQIRCVLAQPIYVMAGQEITGRLHLVAHSAQSYTIDLTLSAKMWGPGASQGGILQSSTGKFDLKEPYYRMSQPQAYPAAQEPPLPPQPQLNPQDIQIQSDDFEEELLQEPAQNASTTQL, translated from the exons ATGGAGTCCTCTCCTTTGAAAAAGCTCGAGCAGCTAGAGTTCTCTCTAGATTCCGTCACTGATCTCTCCTCCTCCCCTTCCGCTTCGCCGTCCTCTCCCGCCGTAGCTACGTTCTCGTGCGTTGACGGCGTCACGGAGCTCCGGTTTCTCCAATCGGACTCGACCCATTGTTTCACTTTTGATCTCGCTTCAGCTCAG TTATTCAAGTTGGGGACAGTTCAGTTCATATGTGTATCTGATGATAACTCAGAGGAGGAG AGATCATTCTCGAAAGGAGTTAATATAAAGTTTGGAAGTGAGAAGGATAGCAAAGAGTTTTGTGATTCATTTGAGGAGTGGAGAAAGGATGCTCTTGTTCATG GATCATCCACAGTTTCAGCTAGTAAAAGCAAGTTTGACGATAAGATTGAGGCGTCCTCTGCCAAAATGTATTTCCATTACTATGGACAACTCCTACATCAGCAAAACATGCTTCAAGATTATGTCAGGACAG GTACATATTACGCTGCGGTGATGGAGAACCGTTCAGATTTTGCTGGTCGTGTTGTGGTCGATGTGGGTGCTGGGAGTGGCATTTTGTCTATGTTTGCTGCCCAG GCTGGTGCCAAGCATGTGTATGCTGTAGAAGCATCAGAAATGGCTGAATATGCACGTAAGCTGATCGCTGGTAACCCCTTGTTTGCTGATCGAATCACA GTCATCAAGGGAAAGGTCGAGGATATTGAGTTGCCTGAGAAAGCGGATATTTTAATCTCTGAACCAATGG GCACCTTATTGGTCAATGAGAGAATGTTGGAATCGTATGTAATTGCTAGGGATCGTTTCATGTCTCCGAATGGCAAAATGTTTCCCACTGTTGGAAG GATTCACATGGCACCTTTCTCGGatgagtttttatttattgaaatgGCAAATAAG GCTTTGTTTTGGCAACAACAGAACTATTATGGAGTTGATTTGACACCTCTGTTTGGATCAGCACACCAAGGTTATTTTTCTCAG CCCGTGGTTGATGCATTTGATCCGAGGTTACTGGTTGCTCCCCCTACGTTTCATGCGATAGATTTCACTCAGATGAAG GAAGAAGATTTTTATGAGATCGATATCCCATTGAAGTTTACTTCTTCCGTATGCACCCGAGTGCACGGACTTGCCTGCTGGTTCGACGTTCTCTTCGACGGGAG CACGGTACAAAGATGGCTCACAACTGCTCCTGGTGCGCCTACAACGCATTGGTACCAGATCAGATGTGTTCTGGCACAACCCATTTATGTGATGGCAGGTCAAGAGATCACTGGTAGACTTCATTTGGTAGCTCACAGTGCTCAGAGTTACACCATTGATCTAACTCTATCAG CTAAAATGTGGGGTCCTGGTGCAAGTCAAGGAGGAATCCTCCAATCATCGACAGGCAAATTCGATCTGAAGGAACCTTACTATAGAATGTCTCAGCCACAAGCATACCCTGCTGCACAAGAGCCACCATTACCACCACAACCGCAGCTAAACCCACAG GACATACAGATACAGAGCGATGATTTTGAAGAAGAGTTATTACAAGAACCGGCACAGAACGCGAGTACCACCCAGCTATAA
- the LOC103870715 gene encoding uncharacterized protein LOC103870715, protein MYQDRQGVVGGGGSTPHGIILAVVVALVVFVPFFLGDGGEAITDGISELLCPVGLLLLPIILLLTIQFLSSERGSFVSAIFSTGEPESIHRVSGSPVGVALFLVLILFLLYNRFSIFGGGDDSDD, encoded by the coding sequence ATGTACCAAGATCGTCAAGGCGTCGTAGGCGGTGGCGGATCTACCCCACACGGTATCATACTCGCCGTCGTCGTTGCATTGGTAGTCTTCGTTCCCTTCTTCCTCGGAGACGGAGGAGAAGCCATCACAGACGGGATCTCAGAGCTTCTCTGTCCAGTGGGACTCCTCTTGCTCCCCATCATCCTCCTCCTCACCATCCAGTTCCTCTCCTCTGAACGCGGTTCCTTCGTATCCGCCATTTTCTCTACCGGAGAGCCCGAGTCCATTCACCGTGTTAGCGGATCTCCAGTAGGCGTCGCGCTGTTCCTAGTCCTGATCTTGTTCTTACTCTACAACCGCTTCTCCATCTTTGGTGGAGGTGATGACTCCGACGACTGA
- the LOC103870716 gene encoding uncharacterized protein LOC103870716 — protein MVDLKDQDMGDGMQCTTHPYTKNPGGICPLCLQEKLGKLVTSSFPLPKPNHLSASSSSKSFSPSSTTTSLALSLSSGRDSNNNNNNNSLPFLLAKKKSMLAAASSSSSSSSASLIYKRSKSSAAAYGESLNRKKRSGFWSFLHLYSSKHHIAAATKKVSHPSVRNQTTETSNKVVGGGIDVIKEEEDESSSSNKVVVETPANGVGSGAGGSSLERKVLRSRSVGCGSRSFSGDFFERISNGFGDCALKRIESQREHSKVISNGGGGEAADAMNEMVKCGGIFGGFMIMTSSSSSTSASSTVDHHHHKMGNKSAWGRAFASPMRAKTVHKGGTTTESSTDKNTTQNLDSVSSLVTMRS, from the coding sequence ATGGTGGACCTCAAAGATCAAGACATGGGAGATGGGATGCAATGCACAACACATCCTTACACAAAGAACCCTGGTGGTATCTGTCCACTATGTCTCCAAGAAAAGCTCGGTAAGCTCGTCACTTCCTCTTTCCCTCTCCCTAAACCAAACCACCTCtctgcttcctcttcttctaAATCCTTCTCTCCTTCTTCCACCACCACCTCTCTTGCTCTGTCACTCTCATCTGGAAGagacagcaacaacaacaataacaacaacagcCTCCCGTTTCTTCTTGCCAAGAAGAAGAGTATGCTCGCAGCtgcttcttcatcctcttcctcttcttcggcTAGTCTTATCTACAAGAGAAGCAAATCTTCGGCTGCTGCTTACGGTGAGAGTTTAAACCGCAAGAAACGAAGTGGGTTCTGGTCGTTTCTTCATCTCTACTCTTCCAAACATCATATAGCCGCCGCCACAAAAAAAGTTAGCCATCCTTCGGTAAGAAACCAGACAACAGAGACATCTAACAAGGTTGTTGGTGGAGGCATTGATGTGAtaaaggaggaagaagatgagagcTCTAGTAGTAACAAAGTTGTTGTAGAGACGCCAGCTAACGGTGTTGGTAGTGGTGCTGGTGGGTCGTCTTTAGAGAGGAAAGTGTTGAGATCTAGATCTGTGGGGTGTGGAAGCAGAAGCTTCTCTGGTGATTTCTTTGAGAGGATCTCTAACGGGTTTGGAGATTGCGCCTTGAAAAGGATTGAGTCACAAAGAGAACACTCAAAGGTTATTAgcaatggtggtggtggtgaagcAGCTGATGCTATGAATGAAATGGTGAAATGTGGTGGTATCTTTGGTGGGTTTATGATTatgacatcatcatcatcatcaacttcAGCATCATCAACggttgatcatcatcatcataagatGGGGAATAAAAGCGCATGGGGAAGGGCGTTTGCAAGTCCAATGAGAGCCAAGACTGTTCATAAAGGTGGTACTACTACAGAGTCATCAACTGATAAAAACACAACTCAAAACTTGGACTCAGTTTCTTCGTTGGTTACTATGAGAAGTTAA